From a region of the Solanum stenotomum isolate F172 chromosome 2, ASM1918654v1, whole genome shotgun sequence genome:
- the LOC125854471 gene encoding nuclear pore complex protein NUP98A isoform X2 — MFGSTNAFGQSSSSPFGSQSVFGQTSNNPFAPKPFGSTNPFGSQSGGSFFGSTSTGVFGTPQSSSPLGSTSVFGASSSPAFGASTTPTFGSSSSAFGSSSVFGQKPAFGGFGSSSAQTSPFGSSFQQSQPAFGSGLFGSSTPFGTSSQPAFGTPSTPTFGSSTTPAFGATMSTPAFGTSSTPAFGSTPNPSFGNTSSPFGVTNPPVFASGTPSFGTTTASAFGSTSTPAFGTPSAPSFSFGSSPAFGQSTSAFGSSPFGTSTSTFGAPSSAFGAQTSATSFGNPSFGQSAVGGQRGGTRVAAYQATPDADNPSGTQPAKLESISAMPVYKEKSHEELRWEDYQLGDKGGPAPAGQSTSGMNFGSSAFASSTTSPFGQSSANPFTSTTSSNPFAPKPSTFSTSGFGVPTTPAFNSSAFPSSNTSNPFGSTSSTSPSLFGSTSAFGQSTSPTLFGSSSASGFGSSTSIFGSSPAQATAPAFGPSLSFGNTQSSPLFQSTAPPFGQTSSAFGQTASSFAQTTPAFGQSNLFSTPSTGFGGNLFSSAPLLNTSSTMGFGQTTPSLSTPFQLTQPSQSSTFGFNNFGQTQGAAASGFGGTPSLFSQPPAIQNSVVAQPAVVTNPFGTLPAMPQMSIGRTGTSSSIQYGISSLPVVDKPVPVRISSLLTSRHLSQRRLRLPARKYHPKTEGTKVPFFSDDDETPSTPKADALFVPRENPRALVIRPLDQWPSRGGLEKVSPSKHMSSPAHENGKTAEVVCAPVNEASAKDKNNLVENGFDKEGLDSTKLNQKPNGLHEGQHLRKGGSSITLTGHRAGEAAIVYEHGADIEALMPKLLHSDYYTEPRIQELAAKERAEPGFCRRVKDFVVGRHGYGSIKFMGETDVRRLDLESLIQFNNREVIVYMDESKKPPVGQGLNKPAEVTLLNIKCFDKKTGQQYTEGPRIEKYKEMLKRKAGDQGAEFVSYDPVKGEWKFRVQHFSKYWLHEDECGEYSDA, encoded by the exons ATGTTTGGGTCCACGAATG CTTTCGGGCAGTCATCTTCTAGCCCATTTGGGTCACAATCAGTTTTCGGGCAGACAAGTAATAACCCATTTGCTCCCAAACCTTTTGGTAGTACAAATCCTTTTGGTTCTCAATCAGGTGGTTCCTTTTTTGGTAGCACTTCCACTGGAGTGTTTGGAACACCCCAATCTTCTTCACCTCTGGGGTCTACATCAGTTTTTGGTGCATCATCCTCACCTGCATTTGGAGCTTCTACTACTCCAACTTTTGGCAGTTCATCATCAGCATTTGGGA GTTCATCTGTATTCGGGCAAAAGCCAGCTTTTGGTGGCTTTGGTTCAAGTAGTGCCCAAACAAGTCCATTCGGCAGCTCGTTTCAACAATCACAGCCGGCATTTGGGAGTGGTCTATTCGGCTCATCTACACCTTTTGGTACCTCAAGTCAACCTGCATTTGGTACTCCAAGTACCCCGACATTTGGTTCATCAACCACCCCTGCTTTTGGTGCCACGATGAGTACACCAGCATTTGGTACATCAAGTACTCCAGCCTTTGGTTCTACACCTAATCCTTCCTTCGGCAATACAAGTAGCCCATTTGGTGTGACAAATCCTCCTGTTTTTGCATCTGGCACCCCGTCCTTTGGTACTACCACTGCTTCTGCCTTTGGTTCCACATCAACTCCTGCTTTTGGTACTCCGAGTGCTCCTTCGTTTAGTTTTGGATCCTCTCCTGCATTTGGCCAATCAACATCTGCTTTTGGCAGTAGCCCGTTTGGCACATCAACGTCAACTTTTGGTGCTCCAAGTTCTGCCTTTG GAGCCCAAACTTCTGCGACATCTTTCGGAAACCCTAGTTTTGGACAATCTGCTGTTGGTGGTCAACGGGGCGGAACACGAGTTGCTGCTTACCAGGCAACACCTGATGCAGATAATCCCAGTGGTACCCAGCCTGCGAAACTAGAGTCTATTTCGGCCATGCCAGTTTACAAAGAAAAGAGCCATGAAGAACTTAGGTGGGAGGATTACCAGTTGGGAGACAAGG GAGGTCCTGCTCCTGCGGGTCAGTCAACTAGTGGAATGAATTTTGGAAGCTCAGCCTTCGCATCATCAACAACTTCCCCATTTGGCCAATCATCTGCAAATCCATTTACGTCCACTACATCTTCCAACCCTTTTGCCCCCAAACCATCCACATTCAGTACTTCAGGTTTTGGAGTCCCAACTACTCCGGCTTTTAATTCCTCTGCCTTTCCAAGCTCAAATACATCTAATCCTTTTGGCTCTACATCCTCCACTTCCCCTTCCTTATTTGGATCAACTTCAGCTTTTGGACAAAGTACATCTCCCACCCTCTTTGGATCATCTAGTGCTTCGGGTTTTGGATCATCAACATCAATTTTTGGCTCCTCGCCAGCTCAGGCTACTGCTCCAGCATTTGGTCCTAGCTTAAGCTTTGGTAACACTCAATCATCTCCATTATTCCAATCAACTGCCCCTCCATTCGGACAGACGAGCTCGGCCTTTGGACAGACCGCATCATCTTTTGCCCAGACTACACCAGCTTTTGGTCAATCCAATTTGTTTAGTACACCTTCTACTGGCTTTGGTGGTAACTTGTTTTCAAGTGCACCACTGCTAAATACAAGCAGTACAATGGGATTTGGCCAAACAACA CCCTCTCTATCGACTCCTTTTCAACTGACTCAGCCTTCTCAGAGTTCTACTTTTGGGTTCAATAACTTTGGTCAGACACAAGGAG CTGCTGCAAGTGGTTTTGGTGGCACTCCCAGCCTTTTCAGTCAGCC GCCAGCTATCCAAAACTCAGTTGTCGCACAACCTGCAGTTGTTACTAATCCATTTGGAACTTTACCAGCGATGCCTCAGATGTCAATTGGTCGTACTGGCACTTCTTCTTCTATACAGTATGGGATTTCTAGTTTACCG GTGGTTGACAAACCTGTTCCTGTCAGGATATCATCATTACTAACTTCTCGACACCTTTCTCAAAGACGGCTTAGGTTGCCAGCAAGGAAATATCATCCTAAAACTGAGGGGACTAAG GTACCGTTCTTTAGTGACGATGATGAAACACCAAGCACGCCTAAGGCAGATGCATTGTTTGTTCCCAGAGAGAACCCAAGAGCTTTAGTAATTCGTCCATTGGACCAATGGCCTTCGAGAGGTGGTTTGGAGAAAGTATCCCCATCAAAGCACATGTCTTCCCCAGCGCATGAGAATG GTAAAACTGCTGAAGTTGTTTGTGCTCCAGTTAACGAGGCCAGTGCAAAAGATAAAAACA ATCTGGTTGAGAATGGCTTTGATAAAGAGGGTCTCGATAGTACCAAACTGAACCAGAAACCTAATGGTCTCCACGAAGGGCAACATCTCCGAAAAGGAGGATCTTCCATTACCCTTACTGGCCATCGAGCTGGTGAGGCAGCAATTGTTTATGAACATGGGGCTGACATTGAGGCTCTGATGCCAAAGCTCTTGCATTCTGATTATTACACAGAGCCACGGATTCAGGAATTGGCAGCCAAAGAAAGAGCTGAACCTGGGTTCTGTCGCCGTGTGAAGGATTTTGTGGTTGGAAGACATGGGTACGGTAGCATTAAGTTCATGGGGGAAACAGATGTTCGTCGTCTTGATCTTGAGTCTCTAATTCAGTTTAACAATCGAGAGGTGATAGTCTATATGGATGAAAGTAAGAAACCTCCTGTTGGCCAAGGTCTTAACAAGCCCGCTGAGGTGACACTTCTCAACATAAAATGTTTCGATAAGAAGACTGGACAACAGTATACAGAGGGTCCTAGAATCGAGAAATATAAAGAAATGCTTAAGAGGAAGGCAGGAGATCAAGGTGCTGAATTTGTGTCATATGATCCTGTTAAAGGAGAATGGAAGTTCAGGGTTCAGCATTTCAGCAAATATTGGCTTCACGAAGATGAATGTGGCGAATATTCTGATGCCTAG
- the LOC125854471 gene encoding nuclear pore complex protein NUP98A isoform X3: MFGSTNAFGQSSSSPFGSQSVFGQTSNNPFAPKPFGSTNPFGSQSGGSFFGSTSTGVFGTPQSSSPLGSTSVFGASSSPAFGASTTPTFGSSSSAFGSSSVFGQKPAFGGFGSSSAQTSPFGSSFQQSQPAFGSGLFGSSTPFGTSSQPAFGTPSTPTFGSSTTPAFGATMSTPAFGTSSTPAFGSTPNPSFGNTSSPFGVTNPPVFASGTPSFGTTTASAFGSTSTPAFGTPSAPSFSFGSSPAFGQSTSAFGSSPFGTSTSTFGAPSSAFGAQTSATSFGNPSFGQSAVGGQRGGTRVAAYQATPDADNPSGTQPAKLESISAMPVYKEKSHEELRWEDYQLGDKGGPAPAGQSTSGMNFGSSAFASSTTSPFGQSSANPFTSTTSSNPFAPKPSTFSTSGFGVPTTPAFNSSAFPSSNTSNPFGSTSSTSPSLFGSTSAFGQSTSPTLFGSSSASGFGSSTSIFGSSPAQATAPAFGPSLSFGNTQSSPLFQSTAPPFGQTSSAFGQTASSFAQTTPAFGQSNLFSTPSTGFGGNLFSSAPLLNTSSTMGFGQTTPSLSTPFQLTQPSQSSTFGFNNFGQTQAAASGFGGTPSLFSQPPAIQNSVVAQPAVVTNPFGTLPAMPQMSIGRTGTSSSIQYGISSLPVVDKPVPVRISSLLTSRHLSQRRLRLPARKYHPKTEGTKVPFFSDDDETPSTPKADALFVPRENPRALVIRPLDQWPSRGGLEKVSPSKHMSSPAHENGKTAEVVCAPVNEASAKDKNKDLVENGFDKEGLDSTKLNQKPNGLHEGQHLRKGGSSITLTGHRAGEAAIVYEHGADIEALMPKLLHSDYYTEPRIQELAAKERAEPGFCRRVKDFVVGRHGYGSIKFMGETDVRRLDLESLIQFNNREVIVYMDESKKPPVGQGLNKPAEVTLLNIKCFDKKTGQQYTEGPRIEKYKEMLKRKAGDQGAEFVSYDPVKGEWKFRVQHFSKYWLHEDECGEYSDA; the protein is encoded by the exons ATGTTTGGGTCCACGAATG CTTTCGGGCAGTCATCTTCTAGCCCATTTGGGTCACAATCAGTTTTCGGGCAGACAAGTAATAACCCATTTGCTCCCAAACCTTTTGGTAGTACAAATCCTTTTGGTTCTCAATCAGGTGGTTCCTTTTTTGGTAGCACTTCCACTGGAGTGTTTGGAACACCCCAATCTTCTTCACCTCTGGGGTCTACATCAGTTTTTGGTGCATCATCCTCACCTGCATTTGGAGCTTCTACTACTCCAACTTTTGGCAGTTCATCATCAGCATTTGGGA GTTCATCTGTATTCGGGCAAAAGCCAGCTTTTGGTGGCTTTGGTTCAAGTAGTGCCCAAACAAGTCCATTCGGCAGCTCGTTTCAACAATCACAGCCGGCATTTGGGAGTGGTCTATTCGGCTCATCTACACCTTTTGGTACCTCAAGTCAACCTGCATTTGGTACTCCAAGTACCCCGACATTTGGTTCATCAACCACCCCTGCTTTTGGTGCCACGATGAGTACACCAGCATTTGGTACATCAAGTACTCCAGCCTTTGGTTCTACACCTAATCCTTCCTTCGGCAATACAAGTAGCCCATTTGGTGTGACAAATCCTCCTGTTTTTGCATCTGGCACCCCGTCCTTTGGTACTACCACTGCTTCTGCCTTTGGTTCCACATCAACTCCTGCTTTTGGTACTCCGAGTGCTCCTTCGTTTAGTTTTGGATCCTCTCCTGCATTTGGCCAATCAACATCTGCTTTTGGCAGTAGCCCGTTTGGCACATCAACGTCAACTTTTGGTGCTCCAAGTTCTGCCTTTG GAGCCCAAACTTCTGCGACATCTTTCGGAAACCCTAGTTTTGGACAATCTGCTGTTGGTGGTCAACGGGGCGGAACACGAGTTGCTGCTTACCAGGCAACACCTGATGCAGATAATCCCAGTGGTACCCAGCCTGCGAAACTAGAGTCTATTTCGGCCATGCCAGTTTACAAAGAAAAGAGCCATGAAGAACTTAGGTGGGAGGATTACCAGTTGGGAGACAAGG GAGGTCCTGCTCCTGCGGGTCAGTCAACTAGTGGAATGAATTTTGGAAGCTCAGCCTTCGCATCATCAACAACTTCCCCATTTGGCCAATCATCTGCAAATCCATTTACGTCCACTACATCTTCCAACCCTTTTGCCCCCAAACCATCCACATTCAGTACTTCAGGTTTTGGAGTCCCAACTACTCCGGCTTTTAATTCCTCTGCCTTTCCAAGCTCAAATACATCTAATCCTTTTGGCTCTACATCCTCCACTTCCCCTTCCTTATTTGGATCAACTTCAGCTTTTGGACAAAGTACATCTCCCACCCTCTTTGGATCATCTAGTGCTTCGGGTTTTGGATCATCAACATCAATTTTTGGCTCCTCGCCAGCTCAGGCTACTGCTCCAGCATTTGGTCCTAGCTTAAGCTTTGGTAACACTCAATCATCTCCATTATTCCAATCAACTGCCCCTCCATTCGGACAGACGAGCTCGGCCTTTGGACAGACCGCATCATCTTTTGCCCAGACTACACCAGCTTTTGGTCAATCCAATTTGTTTAGTACACCTTCTACTGGCTTTGGTGGTAACTTGTTTTCAAGTGCACCACTGCTAAATACAAGCAGTACAATGGGATTTGGCCAAACAACA CCCTCTCTATCGACTCCTTTTCAACTGACTCAGCCTTCTCAGAGTTCTACTTTTGGGTTCAATAACTTTGGTCAGACACAAG CTGCTGCAAGTGGTTTTGGTGGCACTCCCAGCCTTTTCAGTCAGCC GCCAGCTATCCAAAACTCAGTTGTCGCACAACCTGCAGTTGTTACTAATCCATTTGGAACTTTACCAGCGATGCCTCAGATGTCAATTGGTCGTACTGGCACTTCTTCTTCTATACAGTATGGGATTTCTAGTTTACCG GTGGTTGACAAACCTGTTCCTGTCAGGATATCATCATTACTAACTTCTCGACACCTTTCTCAAAGACGGCTTAGGTTGCCAGCAAGGAAATATCATCCTAAAACTGAGGGGACTAAG GTACCGTTCTTTAGTGACGATGATGAAACACCAAGCACGCCTAAGGCAGATGCATTGTTTGTTCCCAGAGAGAACCCAAGAGCTTTAGTAATTCGTCCATTGGACCAATGGCCTTCGAGAGGTGGTTTGGAGAAAGTATCCCCATCAAAGCACATGTCTTCCCCAGCGCATGAGAATG GTAAAACTGCTGAAGTTGTTTGTGCTCCAGTTAACGAGGCCAGTGCAAAAGATAAAAACA AAGATCTGGTTGAGAATGGCTTTGATAAAGAGGGTCTCGATAGTACCAAACTGAACCAGAAACCTAATGGTCTCCACGAAGGGCAACATCTCCGAAAAGGAGGATCTTCCATTACCCTTACTGGCCATCGAGCTGGTGAGGCAGCAATTGTTTATGAACATGGGGCTGACATTGAGGCTCTGATGCCAAAGCTCTTGCATTCTGATTATTACACAGAGCCACGGATTCAGGAATTGGCAGCCAAAGAAAGAGCTGAACCTGGGTTCTGTCGCCGTGTGAAGGATTTTGTGGTTGGAAGACATGGGTACGGTAGCATTAAGTTCATGGGGGAAACAGATGTTCGTCGTCTTGATCTTGAGTCTCTAATTCAGTTTAACAATCGAGAGGTGATAGTCTATATGGATGAAAGTAAGAAACCTCCTGTTGGCCAAGGTCTTAACAAGCCCGCTGAGGTGACACTTCTCAACATAAAATGTTTCGATAAGAAGACTGGACAACAGTATACAGAGGGTCCTAGAATCGAGAAATATAAAGAAATGCTTAAGAGGAAGGCAGGAGATCAAGGTGCTGAATTTGTGTCATATGATCCTGTTAAAGGAGAATGGAAGTTCAGGGTTCAGCATTTCAGCAAATATTGGCTTCACGAAGATGAATGTGGCGAATATTCTGATGCCTAG
- the LOC125854471 gene encoding nuclear pore complex protein NUP98A isoform X1 — translation MFGSTNAFGQSSSSPFGSQSVFGQTSNNPFAPKPFGSTNPFGSQSGGSFFGSTSTGVFGTPQSSSPLGSTSVFGASSSPAFGASTTPTFGSSSSAFGSSSVFGQKPAFGGFGSSSAQTSPFGSSFQQSQPAFGSGLFGSSTPFGTSSQPAFGTPSTPTFGSSTTPAFGATMSTPAFGTSSTPAFGSTPNPSFGNTSSPFGVTNPPVFASGTPSFGTTTASAFGSTSTPAFGTPSAPSFSFGSSPAFGQSTSAFGSSPFGTSTSTFGAPSSAFGAQTSATSFGNPSFGQSAVGGQRGGTRVAAYQATPDADNPSGTQPAKLESISAMPVYKEKSHEELRWEDYQLGDKGGPAPAGQSTSGMNFGSSAFASSTTSPFGQSSANPFTSTTSSNPFAPKPSTFSTSGFGVPTTPAFNSSAFPSSNTSNPFGSTSSTSPSLFGSTSAFGQSTSPTLFGSSSASGFGSSTSIFGSSPAQATAPAFGPSLSFGNTQSSPLFQSTAPPFGQTSSAFGQTASSFAQTTPAFGQSNLFSTPSTGFGGNLFSSAPLLNTSSTMGFGQTTPSLSTPFQLTQPSQSSTFGFNNFGQTQGAAASGFGGTPSLFSQPPAIQNSVVAQPAVVTNPFGTLPAMPQMSIGRTGTSSSIQYGISSLPVVDKPVPVRISSLLTSRHLSQRRLRLPARKYHPKTEGTKVPFFSDDDETPSTPKADALFVPRENPRALVIRPLDQWPSRGGLEKVSPSKHMSSPAHENGKTAEVVCAPVNEASAKDKNKDLVENGFDKEGLDSTKLNQKPNGLHEGQHLRKGGSSITLTGHRAGEAAIVYEHGADIEALMPKLLHSDYYTEPRIQELAAKERAEPGFCRRVKDFVVGRHGYGSIKFMGETDVRRLDLESLIQFNNREVIVYMDESKKPPVGQGLNKPAEVTLLNIKCFDKKTGQQYTEGPRIEKYKEMLKRKAGDQGAEFVSYDPVKGEWKFRVQHFSKYWLHEDECGEYSDA, via the exons ATGTTTGGGTCCACGAATG CTTTCGGGCAGTCATCTTCTAGCCCATTTGGGTCACAATCAGTTTTCGGGCAGACAAGTAATAACCCATTTGCTCCCAAACCTTTTGGTAGTACAAATCCTTTTGGTTCTCAATCAGGTGGTTCCTTTTTTGGTAGCACTTCCACTGGAGTGTTTGGAACACCCCAATCTTCTTCACCTCTGGGGTCTACATCAGTTTTTGGTGCATCATCCTCACCTGCATTTGGAGCTTCTACTACTCCAACTTTTGGCAGTTCATCATCAGCATTTGGGA GTTCATCTGTATTCGGGCAAAAGCCAGCTTTTGGTGGCTTTGGTTCAAGTAGTGCCCAAACAAGTCCATTCGGCAGCTCGTTTCAACAATCACAGCCGGCATTTGGGAGTGGTCTATTCGGCTCATCTACACCTTTTGGTACCTCAAGTCAACCTGCATTTGGTACTCCAAGTACCCCGACATTTGGTTCATCAACCACCCCTGCTTTTGGTGCCACGATGAGTACACCAGCATTTGGTACATCAAGTACTCCAGCCTTTGGTTCTACACCTAATCCTTCCTTCGGCAATACAAGTAGCCCATTTGGTGTGACAAATCCTCCTGTTTTTGCATCTGGCACCCCGTCCTTTGGTACTACCACTGCTTCTGCCTTTGGTTCCACATCAACTCCTGCTTTTGGTACTCCGAGTGCTCCTTCGTTTAGTTTTGGATCCTCTCCTGCATTTGGCCAATCAACATCTGCTTTTGGCAGTAGCCCGTTTGGCACATCAACGTCAACTTTTGGTGCTCCAAGTTCTGCCTTTG GAGCCCAAACTTCTGCGACATCTTTCGGAAACCCTAGTTTTGGACAATCTGCTGTTGGTGGTCAACGGGGCGGAACACGAGTTGCTGCTTACCAGGCAACACCTGATGCAGATAATCCCAGTGGTACCCAGCCTGCGAAACTAGAGTCTATTTCGGCCATGCCAGTTTACAAAGAAAAGAGCCATGAAGAACTTAGGTGGGAGGATTACCAGTTGGGAGACAAGG GAGGTCCTGCTCCTGCGGGTCAGTCAACTAGTGGAATGAATTTTGGAAGCTCAGCCTTCGCATCATCAACAACTTCCCCATTTGGCCAATCATCTGCAAATCCATTTACGTCCACTACATCTTCCAACCCTTTTGCCCCCAAACCATCCACATTCAGTACTTCAGGTTTTGGAGTCCCAACTACTCCGGCTTTTAATTCCTCTGCCTTTCCAAGCTCAAATACATCTAATCCTTTTGGCTCTACATCCTCCACTTCCCCTTCCTTATTTGGATCAACTTCAGCTTTTGGACAAAGTACATCTCCCACCCTCTTTGGATCATCTAGTGCTTCGGGTTTTGGATCATCAACATCAATTTTTGGCTCCTCGCCAGCTCAGGCTACTGCTCCAGCATTTGGTCCTAGCTTAAGCTTTGGTAACACTCAATCATCTCCATTATTCCAATCAACTGCCCCTCCATTCGGACAGACGAGCTCGGCCTTTGGACAGACCGCATCATCTTTTGCCCAGACTACACCAGCTTTTGGTCAATCCAATTTGTTTAGTACACCTTCTACTGGCTTTGGTGGTAACTTGTTTTCAAGTGCACCACTGCTAAATACAAGCAGTACAATGGGATTTGGCCAAACAACA CCCTCTCTATCGACTCCTTTTCAACTGACTCAGCCTTCTCAGAGTTCTACTTTTGGGTTCAATAACTTTGGTCAGACACAAGGAG CTGCTGCAAGTGGTTTTGGTGGCACTCCCAGCCTTTTCAGTCAGCC GCCAGCTATCCAAAACTCAGTTGTCGCACAACCTGCAGTTGTTACTAATCCATTTGGAACTTTACCAGCGATGCCTCAGATGTCAATTGGTCGTACTGGCACTTCTTCTTCTATACAGTATGGGATTTCTAGTTTACCG GTGGTTGACAAACCTGTTCCTGTCAGGATATCATCATTACTAACTTCTCGACACCTTTCTCAAAGACGGCTTAGGTTGCCAGCAAGGAAATATCATCCTAAAACTGAGGGGACTAAG GTACCGTTCTTTAGTGACGATGATGAAACACCAAGCACGCCTAAGGCAGATGCATTGTTTGTTCCCAGAGAGAACCCAAGAGCTTTAGTAATTCGTCCATTGGACCAATGGCCTTCGAGAGGTGGTTTGGAGAAAGTATCCCCATCAAAGCACATGTCTTCCCCAGCGCATGAGAATG GTAAAACTGCTGAAGTTGTTTGTGCTCCAGTTAACGAGGCCAGTGCAAAAGATAAAAACA AAGATCTGGTTGAGAATGGCTTTGATAAAGAGGGTCTCGATAGTACCAAACTGAACCAGAAACCTAATGGTCTCCACGAAGGGCAACATCTCCGAAAAGGAGGATCTTCCATTACCCTTACTGGCCATCGAGCTGGTGAGGCAGCAATTGTTTATGAACATGGGGCTGACATTGAGGCTCTGATGCCAAAGCTCTTGCATTCTGATTATTACACAGAGCCACGGATTCAGGAATTGGCAGCCAAAGAAAGAGCTGAACCTGGGTTCTGTCGCCGTGTGAAGGATTTTGTGGTTGGAAGACATGGGTACGGTAGCATTAAGTTCATGGGGGAAACAGATGTTCGTCGTCTTGATCTTGAGTCTCTAATTCAGTTTAACAATCGAGAGGTGATAGTCTATATGGATGAAAGTAAGAAACCTCCTGTTGGCCAAGGTCTTAACAAGCCCGCTGAGGTGACACTTCTCAACATAAAATGTTTCGATAAGAAGACTGGACAACAGTATACAGAGGGTCCTAGAATCGAGAAATATAAAGAAATGCTTAAGAGGAAGGCAGGAGATCAAGGTGCTGAATTTGTGTCATATGATCCTGTTAAAGGAGAATGGAAGTTCAGGGTTCAGCATTTCAGCAAATATTGGCTTCACGAAGATGAATGTGGCGAATATTCTGATGCCTAG